Proteins encoded in a region of the Carassius carassius chromosome 49, fCarCar2.1, whole genome shotgun sequence genome:
- the LOC132132552 gene encoding follistatin-A-like produces MLQLPQLRQSVIALLIWFAHLMEQQKVQAGNCWLQQGKNGRCQVLYMSGMSREDCCRSGRLGTAWTEEDVPNNTLFRWLIFNGGAPNCIPCKETCDNVDCGPGKRCKMNKRNKPRCVCAPDCSNVTFKGPVCGSDGKTYRNKCALLRAKCKRHPELTEQYQGKCKKFCKGVRCPGTSRCVMDQTKNAYCVTCKSFCPEVSSPEQYLCGNDGIVYASACQIRRATCMKGRSIGVAYEGKCIDARSCEDIKCREGRKCLWDKQTGRGRCSTCEDTCPESRPGDSVCASDNATYPNECAMRQAACSLGLVLEVKHSGSCNSLPEETDEEEDDEDYRDYSHESLLLTG; encoded by the exons ATGCTACAGTTACCGCAGCTCCGCCAGAGCGTGATCGCGCTTCTCATATGGTTCGCGCACTTGATGGAACAGCAGAAAGTACAAG CTGGCAACTGCTGGCTTCAGCAGGGCAAGAACGGGAGATGCCAAGTTCTGTACATGTCTGGGATGAGTAGGGAAGACTGTTGTAGAAGTGGTCGCCTTGGCACAGCATGGACCGAGGAGGATGTACCTAATAATACACTCTTCCGGTGGCTGATCTTCAATGGTGGTGCACCGAATTGCATACCTTGTAAAG AGACTTGTGATAATGTGGACTGTGGTCCTGGAAAGCGGTGCAAAATGAACAAGCGGAATAAGCCCCGCTGCGTGTGTGCCCCAGACTGCTCCAATGTCACTTTTAAAGGGCCTGTGTGTGGCTCTGATGGGAAAACGTACCGGAACAAGTGTGCCCTCCTTAGGGCCAAGTGCAAGAGACATCCTGAGCTGACTGAACAGTACCAGGGAAAATGCAAAA AGTTTTGCAAAGGTGTGCGTTGTCCTGGAACCTCGAGGTGTGTAATGGACCAGACCAAAAATGCCTACTGTGTGACCTGCAAAAGTTTTTGCCCTGAGGTGTCCTCACCGGAGCAGTACCTGTGTGGGAACGATGGGATTGTGTATGCCAGTGCCTGCCAAATCCGAAGGGCCACGTGCATGAAGGGACGGTCCATTGGAGTCGCCTACGAGGGGAAATGCATAG ACGCCAGGTCTTGTGAAGACATCAAATGCCGGGAGGGTCGAAAGTGTCTCTGGGACAAGCAGACAGGACGGGGACGCTGTTCGACATGCGAGGACACGTGTCCCGAGAGTCGTCCGGGTGACAGCGTCTGCGCCAGCGACAACGCCACCTACCCGAACGAGTGCGCTATGAGGCAGGCTGCTTGCTCCTTGGGTCTCGTCCTGGAAGTCAAACACTCGGGCTCCTGCAACT CTCTCCCTGAAGAGACggatgaagaggaggatgatgaagattACAGGGATTATAGCCATGAATCTCTGTTACTGACTGGATAA